The DNA window aatcaatcttTCTCAAATGGTGACACACAATTTGAGAACCGGGAAAGCAAGTATCACCATAATTCCAGAACCAGGCAGAGAGAGttgccacaaaaaagaaaactactggcttatttccctgatgaacttagatgcaaagatcctgaacaaaatcctctccaactgaatccaacaacacatgaaaagcattgtccatcttgatcaagtgggatttatcccaggaacgagtggtagttcaacatatggaagtctgtcaatgtaatacaccatataaacaaggttaaacacaaataCCCATgatcatttttttattaaaaacattttttctgaTAGTCTATCATACTCAGTAGAAATTCCACCTTGCCAAGAGATGCATGAGAAGAGCCTAGTGCCATCCAGCTGATGATCATCAGAATGCTGCCCCACTTCCTATCCAACTGGAACTCACACATTCCATGTTGGATTGCTTCCAAATCCAGATGACCAAACAGTCCTTTATCCCCAAAGTAGACTCAAAACTGTTGGTTCAGGCATTACAGGATCCGCACCCCTTGTAAATCCCAGGTAAATCATAAGAGGAATAAAGTCCCAGCGGATGGCAAACTGGCCACCCTTGAAGAGCTGTTGCAGCCTCTGCTTGACCTCTTTGCTCAGCTTCACCATGGTGACTGCCAGACAGCGCACGGAAAAGCCTCCAAAGCAACCACCAGGTCGTGAGTCACCcataatcattttgatagatgcagaaaaggcctttgacaaaatacaacatcacttcatgatcaaaactttggagataattggcatggtcaggtaatatcttaacataataaaggctatatacaaagtttctaaagcccaaataatgttTAATGgcgagagactggaggaattcccattgagatcaggaacaagacaggggtgttcactctcactcctgctcttcaatatagtactggaagctctagctcaagcaataagacaggagaaaggaataaaagggatacaatttggtaaGGAAGAAGTTAAGGTAGGTCTATTAGCTAATGActtgattctatatgtaagagacccaagagactccatcacaaaactcttgaaggtaactcctttagcaaagtagcagaatacaaaatcaatgcacaaaaatcaatagcctttctttatgcaaatgacaaagatacagagaaagaaataagggacatgatcacattttcaatagcaacaaaataataaaataaaatatcttggaataatggtaaccaaggaagtgaaagatctatacaatgaaaacaacaacaacaacaacaaagcactcagaaaagaaattgagaaggacttgagaaaactggaaagacctcccgtgccccaggataggcagaattaacattgtgaaaatggcaatcctaccaaaggcaatctacagatttaatgcaattccagttaaaatccctacagtgttcttcacagagatagaaaaaatgatctcaaatttcatatggaaaggcagaaggcctcgcatatccaaacacatcctcagcaaaagaaatacctctggtggcatcaccatacctgatctaaagctatagtaaaaagccatagtaatacaaATAGCACGGTAGTGGtgtaaaaacaggagtatagaccaatggaatacaattgaggaattggacttgggtcatacaactacagttacttgatacttgccaaaggccctaacaatataggctggataaccatatgcacgAAATTTAAACTAAATCCACGCATCCTGCCATGCACCACACTCATCACTCTTgccaaaatggatcaaagacctcaatataagaccagaaatttgtctactactggaagaaaatataggaggaactttccatgatataagaatggaaaacagactttctgaaggaaaaaaaaaaaaaaaaaaaaaaaacagtagcacaggatcttaaacaatcactcaacaaatgggatctcataaaactgaatattttcttcacagacaagtatacaataagcaaagccaatagattacccacagaatgggagaaaatatttcatgaatACCCAACTGAAAGAGGCCtagtctctagaatctacaaagaactcaaaaacctaaacaataaaaagtctaacaacctactcacaaaatgttGCAAAGAGCTAgaaaggcagttcacagaggaagaagtacaaatgggaaacacacacttaagggaatgttcaacatccctaatcatcaggaaaatgcaaactaaaacaactatgagattccaactcaccccagtaaggatagcaaacatcaaaaatcaaataaaaataaatgctggcaaggatgtgcagAACTAGGAACCCTCACCCACTGtgtgtgggaatgtaagatggcacaactactttggaaaggaATATGGTGACTCCcaaaaaagctgactacagagttaccagcagacccagttattcctttactgggaatgtgccctaaaaccttcaagcctcagtccagagagatttgctcaaccatgtttaccaTGGCTCAATTagcaatagctaagagctggaatcaacccagatgtccatcattaaaagaatggataactaagatgtggtatatctacacaatggaattctaaacagcaataaaaaaagacacaatgtAGGTGTATGTCTAAACTATTTTATATCCAGttaatgaaatattattcagTGATAAGAGTAAATGAACTATCAAGCCATGGAACATATATAGAGGGAAGTAAATACAATTTTGCTAAGTGAATAATTGAATTTTCACATCCTCATGTTATGTGatcataattatattattttccagAAAGAAACATCAATGGAGGCAATAAAACTGATAGTGAATGCATGGTGGTGGGCAGTGATGAATGGCTAGAACACAGTAAAACTGTCCCTTATAATACTAATATGGTGGAATACAGTATTACAATTTTTTATAAACTCAAAGAATATATACAAAATCTAGTTCCAAATGGAAATTATTTACTCTGGGTAAGGATGATGTGTCAAGGAAGGTTATCAGCTGTCTAAAATGTAGCCTTGTGCTTTGATGATTTGGATAATGAAGAATGGTTACATGAAGTATATATTAAGTTGCTCTActttttattcagttttgtggtTAATGTAAATCTCTAAATGTAAAgtataatgtaaaatataaagaataaaattaacaGAAAGATTATATGCCAAATTTTGAAAATAGTGAATTTATTGATAAGCCATCTGCAATAGCCAGTACCACAGTGCTCAGTtgaacattcaaaccaacacagtttatgggaagaatcaGATTTAttccagcttacagatccaggggaagttctatcaatggcagaGACTGCTTACTTCCACTATccaacaagagagaaaaaaaatgcagcaaaCAATAcaccaacaccacacacacacacacacacacacacacacacacacacacacacacaccagagcacAGACTTGCTTTCTCACACTTTCGGACTAGAATCAGATTCACCCCAAACACACCCTGGAGTTGGACTCTGGGATCTGCACCCAGAGTCCAGCAAGCAGCTGGATAACTAAGCTACAAGCGTAattaaacacctgagtctatggagtcatacactcacattcaaaccaccacaccatccaaaTAGCAGGAAACAGGAAGCAGATTAAAGTGCTATCCAAAGTTTAAACAATGAGTAGACCTTGTTACAAAGATTTTGGAGTCA is part of the Jaculus jaculus isolate mJacJac1 chromosome X, mJacJac1.mat.Y.cur, whole genome shotgun sequence genome and encodes:
- the LOC101609030 gene encoding mitochondrial import receptor subunit TOM7 homolog: MVKLSKEVKQRLQQLFKGGQFAIRWDFIPLMIYLGFTRGADPVMPEPTVLSLLWG